A stretch of Aureispira sp. CCB-E DNA encodes these proteins:
- a CDS encoding FAD binding domain-containing protein, with protein MIKFILNNELIETDLPSGMVLADYIRYKECLTGTKLGCREGDCGACTVLVGTRVGSEVIYESVTSCLMPLGNAQSKHIVTVEGVNIIRLNKIQAAIADEGGTQCGFCTPGFIMSLCGFALSKEPKNQEKGILAIAGNICRCTGYKSIERALKQIVQELQELDTNNRINWLVENGFLPNYFVNIETKLKECVLQETDLGHDAQKIFVGGGTDLYVQRPTEMLPAEIVHTTQRQDLKGIWKANGRCHIGASTSTEALKQSPLIQSLSPNSDHFFNLISSLQIRNMATVAGNLVNASPIGDLAVFLLALNSNIILNDNGALREIPLKNFFKGYKTLDKKETEFVQEINFDLPTEKHYFNFEKVCKRTYLDIASVNTAINIECNLHGEITKASLAAGGVAPVPKYLTKTSAYLTGQTVSEALFKNSLDIAQEEISPISDVRGSEEYKRLLLRQLMKAHYQVLFPELVV; from the coding sequence ATGATAAAATTTATTCTTAATAATGAATTAATAGAAACTGACTTACCATCAGGGATGGTATTGGCAGATTATATACGATATAAAGAATGTCTAACAGGAACCAAGCTCGGATGTCGTGAAGGTGATTGTGGCGCTTGTACCGTTTTAGTTGGAACAAGAGTTGGATCAGAGGTAATTTACGAATCGGTTACTTCTTGCTTGATGCCATTAGGTAATGCGCAAAGCAAGCATATTGTTACCGTAGAAGGTGTTAATATTATAAGATTAAATAAAATACAAGCAGCAATAGCGGATGAAGGAGGAACTCAATGTGGTTTCTGTACCCCTGGTTTTATCATGTCTTTATGCGGTTTTGCCTTGTCCAAAGAGCCTAAAAATCAAGAAAAAGGAATTTTGGCGATAGCTGGTAATATCTGCCGATGCACGGGCTACAAATCAATTGAGCGAGCGCTTAAACAGATTGTGCAAGAATTGCAAGAACTAGATACCAACAATAGGATAAATTGGTTGGTTGAAAATGGTTTTTTGCCCAATTATTTTGTCAATATTGAGACGAAACTCAAGGAATGTGTGCTTCAAGAAACTGATTTGGGGCATGATGCACAAAAAATTTTCGTAGGGGGAGGGACAGATTTGTATGTACAGCGCCCCACCGAAATGTTGCCCGCAGAGATAGTTCATACAACGCAACGACAAGATTTAAAGGGGATTTGGAAGGCAAATGGGCGATGTCATATTGGTGCCTCTACCTCTACCGAAGCACTCAAGCAGTCGCCACTTATACAAAGTTTAAGCCCTAATAGTGATCATTTTTTTAATTTAATATCTTCATTGCAAATTCGGAATATGGCAACCGTAGCAGGAAACCTTGTTAATGCTTCGCCAATTGGTGATTTGGCGGTGTTCTTGTTAGCGTTGAATAGTAATATCATATTAAATGACAATGGGGCATTGAGAGAAATTCCACTAAAGAACTTTTTTAAGGGCTATAAAACACTGGATAAAAAAGAAACAGAGTTTGTTCAAGAAATCAATTTTGATCTGCCAACAGAGAAGCATTATTTTAATTTTGAAAAAGTTTGTAAGCGTACTTATTTGGATATTGCTTCTGTTAATACTGCGATAAACATAGAGTGCAATTTGCACGGTGAAATTACAAAAGCAAGCCTAGCAGCAGGAGGTGTTGCACCTGTTCCTAAGTACTTAACCAAGACAAGTGCTTACTTAACAGGACAAACAGTTTCGGAAGCTCTTTTTAAAAATTCTTTGGACATAGCACAAGAAGAGATCAGCCCAATTTCCGATGTTAGAGGTTCTGAAGAATACAAGCGTTTGTTGTTGCGTCAATTGATGAAAGCACATTATCAAGTCTTATTTCCTGAATTAGTAGTGTAA
- a CDS encoding tail fiber domain-containing protein, which yields MKSLKLCLGSMLLCAAISLYGQTPTYYGSGAGTAGSYNSFFGQRAGTATTASYNSAVGAFSLYTNTTGQRNVAMGYSSLRKNTTGSYNIGVGMSSLYNNTIGNYNVAVGYYTLNKNSNGIHNVGIGYYTLYSNTEGIDNVATGSNALFYNTTGNSNVATGSHSLQENTTGSENVATGYRAMFYNTTGYKNTAIGTRALEDNTLGYNNVGVGADALKNNAGGYRNVAIGNTALGYNTTGIGNTAIGYNAGPGSAGSGYFYSSGLGAYAIPTASYQVRVGHTGITSIGGAQNWTNLSDGRFKEDVKENVVGLDFIKALRPVSYYVNKEAVNQFLDVELEEAAINNTKQYQTGFIAQEVEATAKELGFEYFGGVDAPKNGNDYYGLRYAEFVVPLVKSVQELSAQNDELKALIQEQQAQIDALLKANAPITLDSKTLPTLSKAKLYQNTPNPFSKETQIKLFVPEEVQQAIIQVCTIDGKQLFLKEVSDRNEMLVTIETNNLSAGIYLYTLIVDNEIVTTKKMVVTE from the coding sequence ATGAAAAGTTTAAAATTATGCTTAGGCTCAATGTTGCTGTGCGCTGCAATTAGTCTTTATGGGCAAACCCCAACGTATTATGGTTCTGGAGCAGGAACGGCAGGTTCTTATAATTCATTTTTTGGTCAACGTGCTGGTACTGCTACTACAGCTAGTTATAATTCAGCTGTTGGAGCTTTTAGTTTGTATACCAATACCACGGGGCAGAGAAATGTTGCCATGGGCTACAGTTCTTTGAGAAAGAATACAACAGGAAGTTACAATATTGGGGTTGGTATGAGTTCCTTATACAATAACACCATAGGAAATTATAATGTAGCGGTAGGTTATTATACCTTAAACAAAAATAGCAATGGAATTCATAATGTAGGGATTGGATATTATACCTTGTATAGTAATACTGAAGGGATTGACAACGTAGCAACGGGAAGCAACGCTTTGTTTTATAATACAACAGGAAATTCGAATGTGGCTACAGGAAGTCATTCGTTACAAGAAAATACAACGGGCAGCGAAAATGTAGCAACGGGATATCGTGCTATGTTTTATAATACGACAGGTTATAAAAATACAGCTATCGGTACTAGGGCTCTAGAAGATAATACTTTAGGTTATAATAATGTTGGTGTTGGAGCTGATGCTTTGAAAAATAACGCAGGAGGATATCGAAATGTGGCCATAGGTAATACTGCTTTAGGCTATAACACAACGGGGATAGGCAATACTGCTATAGGATATAACGCTGGTCCAGGATCAGCAGGTAGTGGTTATTTCTATTCTTCTGGTTTAGGAGCTTATGCTATCCCTACTGCTTCGTATCAAGTAAGGGTAGGACATACTGGAATTACTAGCATAGGCGGTGCCCAAAATTGGACGAATTTATCAGATGGGCGTTTCAAAGAAGATGTAAAGGAAAATGTTGTTGGTCTGGACTTTATCAAAGCTTTGCGCCCTGTTAGTTATTATGTTAACAAAGAGGCTGTCAATCAATTTTTAGACGTAGAGTTAGAAGAGGCTGCTATTAACAATACAAAGCAATATCAAACAGGATTTATTGCTCAAGAAGTAGAAGCAACAGCCAAAGAGTTGGGCTTTGAATATTTTGGAGGAGTCGATGCTCCTAAAAATGGAAATGATTATTATGGATTGCGATATGCAGAATTTGTCGTGCCATTGGTAAAATCTGTACAAGAATTAAGTGCTCAAAATGATGAATTAAAAGCATTGATACAGGAGCAACAAGCTCAAATTGATGCTTTGTTGAAAGCCAATGCACCAATAACTTTAGATTCTAAAACGCTACCTACTTTGTCTAAAGCAAAATTATACCAAAATACGCCCAATCCATTTTCAAAAGAAACGCAAATTAAACTATTTGTCCCTGAAGAAGTACAGCAGGCAATAATTCAAGTTTGTACGATAGATGGAAAACAATTGTTTTTGAAAGAGGTGTCTGACCGCAATGAAATGTTGGTGACCATTGAAACTAATAATCTATCAGCAGGAATTTATCTGTACACATTGATTGTTGATAATGAGATTGTTACTACGAAAAAAATGGTTGTAACAGAATAA